A window from Ostrinia nubilalis chromosome 13, ilOstNubi1.1, whole genome shotgun sequence encodes these proteins:
- the LOC135077704 gene encoding sperm-associated antigen 7 homolog, which yields MDLLDSILGSMQAPPAASEAQKNAMKKQKEAMERKKKEEKNMVNKFRKRVEEKVINFIKDGSKTYVQFEPMEQMYRAIIREVAETAGLQVFSFGQEGIDRYAVVYTKEKGPSQDELTVRRAGGIWDEEKAAEMAQKHLEMQKQAALESEEDKNRKRKHGKDTELSGTYYKEKYAHLIGHDAAVQAAQKTNMNKSYGEVPSENKKDQRSIEQTMADIKAKKMKKAENDKGILENVDT from the coding sequence ATGGATCTCCTAGATTCAATCCTTGGCTCCATGCAAGCACCGCCAGCAGCTAGCGAAGCTCAGAAAAATGCCATGAAAAAGCAAAAAGAAGCCATGGAACGAAAGAAAAAGGAAGAAAAAAACATGGTTAATAAATTCCGTAAGAGAGTTGAAGAGaaagtaattaatttcataaagGACGGCTCAAAGACATATGTTCAGTTTGAGCCTATGGAACAGATGTACCGCGCAATTATCAGAGAGGTTGCTGAAACTGCCGGATTACAGGTGTTCTCGTTTGGCCAGGAAGGCATCGATCGATATGCTGTAGTGTATACCAAAGAGAAGGGACCATCTCAAGATGAATTGACTGTACGAAGAGCCGGTGGCATTTGGGATGAGGAAAAGGCAGCTGAAATGGCTCAAAAGCATTTAGAAATGCAGAAACAAGCTGCTTTGGAGTCTGAGGAAGACAAAAATAGAAAACGTAAACATGGAAAGGACACTGAACTCAGCGgtacttattataaagaaaagTATGCTCACCTCATTGGTCACGATGCAGCTGTGCAAGCCGCACAAAAGACTAACATGAATAAAAGTTACGGAGAAGTTCCAAGTGAGAATAAAAAAGATCAGCGCTCTATAGAACAGACCATGGCCGATATAAAAGCTAAGAAGATGAAGAAAGCGGAAAACGACAAAGGTATTTTAGAGAATGTTGATACTTAG